Proteins encoded in a region of the Ziziphus jujuba cultivar Dongzao chromosome 3, ASM3175591v1 genome:
- the LOC107435306 gene encoding uncharacterized protein LOC107435306 isoform X1 — protein MAQFTAQGRVKSLFNGEGVSFGLEPKDPFHKMLRSIQPHKRRFSFSRSTRLYSSYSSSKLDKHRHTHTDFSSDACLSAGDESVNREDAVKADDFYDDEFETDNLACFRGLVLDISYRPVNVVCWKRAICLEFMEKADVLEYYDQTVNSPTGSFYIPAVLRVPHLLQVVKRRRIKSNLSRKNILYRDSYTCQYCSSRENLTIDHVLPSARGGEWEWENLVAACAKCNSKKGQKTLEEANMKLIKVPKAPKDYDILAIPLTTAAIKMLRMRQGTPEEWQQYLS, from the exons ATGGCCCAGTTCACAGCTCAAGGACGCGTGAAGTCGCTCTTTAATGGCGAGGGGGTGTCATTTGGTTTGGAACCCAAAGACCCATTTCACAAAATGCTTAGATCAATCCAACCTCACAAGCGCAGGTTCAGCTTTTCACGTTCCACAAGACTctattcttcttattcttcttccaaGTTGGACAaacacagacacacacacacggATTTTAGTTCTGATGCCTGTTTGAGTGCTGGGGATGAGAGTGTTAATCGTGAAGATGCTGTTAAAGCTGATGATTTTTATGATGATGAATTCGAGACGGACAACTTGGCTTGTTTCAGAGGCCTGGTGTTGGATATTTCCTACAG GCCAGTTAATGTTGTCTGCTGGAAGCGTGCTATTTGTTTGGAATTCATGGAGAAG GCTGATGTCCTAGAATATTATGACCAGACTGTAAACTCTCCAACTGGATCCTTTTATATACCAGCTGTATTAAGG GTTCCCCATTTGCTGCAGGTTGTTAAGAGAAGAAGAATCAAGAGCAATCTCAGTCGTAAGAACATATTATATCGGGACAGCTATACCTGCCA GTATTGTTCTTCACGTGAGAACTTGACCATTGATCATGTTCTGCCATCTGCACGTGGTGGAGAATGGGAATGGGAAAATCTG GTCGCTGCCTGTGCCAAATGCAACTccaaaaaaggccaaaaaacaTTAGAGGAAGCAAATATGAAGCTGATCAAGGTCCCTAAG GCTCCAAAAGACTATGACATACTTGCCATACCCCTAACAACGGCAGCAATAAAGATGCTGAGAATGAGGCAGGGAACTCCTGAAGAGTGGCAGCAATATCTATCATAG
- the LOC107435306 gene encoding uncharacterized protein LOC107435306 isoform X2 — MAQFTAQGRVKSLFNGEGVSFGLEPKDPFHKMLRSIQPHKRRFSFSRSTRLYSSYSSSKLDKHRHTHTDFSSDACLSAGDESVNREDAVKADDFYDDEFETDNLACFRGLVLDISYRPVNVVCWKRAICLEFMEKADVLEYYDQTVNSPTGSFYIPAVLRVPHLLQVVKRRRIKSNLSRKNILYRDSYTCQYCSSRENLTIDHVLPSARGGEWEWENLVLEAFSMLFFC, encoded by the exons ATGGCCCAGTTCACAGCTCAAGGACGCGTGAAGTCGCTCTTTAATGGCGAGGGGGTGTCATTTGGTTTGGAACCCAAAGACCCATTTCACAAAATGCTTAGATCAATCCAACCTCACAAGCGCAGGTTCAGCTTTTCACGTTCCACAAGACTctattcttcttattcttcttccaaGTTGGACAaacacagacacacacacacggATTTTAGTTCTGATGCCTGTTTGAGTGCTGGGGATGAGAGTGTTAATCGTGAAGATGCTGTTAAAGCTGATGATTTTTATGATGATGAATTCGAGACGGACAACTTGGCTTGTTTCAGAGGCCTGGTGTTGGATATTTCCTACAG GCCAGTTAATGTTGTCTGCTGGAAGCGTGCTATTTGTTTGGAATTCATGGAGAAG GCTGATGTCCTAGAATATTATGACCAGACTGTAAACTCTCCAACTGGATCCTTTTATATACCAGCTGTATTAAGG GTTCCCCATTTGCTGCAGGTTGTTAAGAGAAGAAGAATCAAGAGCAATCTCAGTCGTAAGAACATATTATATCGGGACAGCTATACCTGCCA GTATTGTTCTTCACGTGAGAACTTGACCATTGATCATGTTCTGCCATCTGCACGTGGTGGAGAATGGGAATGGGAAAATCTG GTGCTTGAAGCCTTCTCAATGTTGTTCTTTTGTTAA
- the LOC107435307 gene encoding TATA-binding protein 2 has protein sequence MGEQVGVEEVDRDKHPSGIVPTLQNIVSTVNLDCKLDLKTIALQARNAEYNPKRFAAVIMRIREPKTTALIFASGKMVCTGAKSEQQSKLAARKYARIIQKLGFPAKFKDFKIQNIVGSCDVKFPIRLEGLAYSHGAFSSYEPELFPGLIYRMKQPKIVLLIFVSGKIVLTGAKVRDDTYMAFENIYPVLTEFRKVQQ, from the exons ATGGGAGAACAAGTTGGAGTGGAAGAGGTCGATCGAGACAAGCACCCATCTGGAATTGTTCCCACTCTTCA GAACATTGTATCCACAGTTAACTTGGACTGCAAGTTGGATCTTAAGACAATTGCGTTGCAAGCTCGTAATGCAGAATACAACCCCAAG CGTTTTGCTGCTGTCATAATGAGGATAAGGGAACCAAAAACTACAGCTTTGATCTTTGCCTCTGGAAAGATG GTTTGCACAGGTGCCAAAAGCGAACAACAGTCAAAACTGGCAGCAAGGAAG TATGCCCGTATTATCCAAAAACTTGGGTTTCCTGCTAAATTTAAG GACTTCAAGATTCAAAACATTGTTGGCTCCTGTGATGTTAAATTTCCTATCAGACTTGAAGGTCTTGCATACTCCCATGGTGCCTTTTCAAGT TATGAACCGGAACTGTTTCCTGGGCTGATATATCGAATGAAGCAGCCAAAGATTGTACTTCTTATTTTTGTGTCAGGGAAAATTGTGCTTACAGGGGCAAAG GTGAGAGATGACACATATATGGCCTTTGAGAACATATATCCTGTTCTTACAGAGTTCAGGAAGGTTCAGCAATG A
- the LOC107435309 gene encoding NADPH-dependent aldehyde reductase-like protein, chloroplastic: protein MATASESNTPQPPLPLKNRVAIVTGGSRGIGKAIALHLASLGAGVVINYTSNSAQADSVAAQINSTTKATPTTAIAVRADVSDADQVKSLFDAAEAHFLSQVHILVNSAGIIDPKYPSIVNTTLQDFDNIFSVNARGAFVCCREAANRLKRGGGGRIILLTTSLVAALKPGYGAYTASKAAVEAMAKILAKELKGTHITVNCVAPGPIATEMFFDGKTEEQIKRVVDESPLCRLGIPDDVAPVVGFLASDAGQWVNGQVVRVNGGYV, encoded by the exons ATGGCCACAGCTTCCGAATCGAACACACCCCAACCTCCACTGCCACTGAAGAACCGGGTGGCCATCGTCACCGGAGGGTCACGCGGCATCGGCAAAGCCATAGCTCTCCACCTGGCCTCTTTGGGTGCGGGCGTCGTCATCAACTACACTTCCAACTCTGCTCAAGCCGACTCCGTGGCCGCCCAAATCAACTCCACCACCAAAGCCACGCCTACCACCGCCATCGCCGTCCGAGCCGATGTGTCCGATGCCGATCAGGTCAAGTCCCTATTCGACGCCGCCGAGGCTCACTTCCTCTCCCAAGTCCACATCCTTGTCAACTCCGCCGGAATCATCGACCCCAAATACCCTTCCATTGTCAACACCACTCTCCAAGACTTCGACAACATATTCAG TGTGAATGCGAGAGGGGCGTTCGTGTGCTGCAGAGAGGCAGCGAACAGGCTGAAACGAGGCGGGGGTGGTCGGATCATACTCCTAACGACTTCGTTGGTGGCGGCGCTGAAGCCGGGCTACGGAGCCTACACGGCGTCCAAGGCTGCGGTGGAGGCCATGGCTAAGATTCTTGCAAAGGAGCTTAAGGGCACTCACATCACCGTTAACTGCGTGGCCCCGGGGCCCATCGCCACGGAAATGTTCTTCGACGGCAAGACGGAGGAGCAGATCAAGAGGGTCGTCGACGAGTCTCCCCTCTGTCGCCTCGGTATCCCTGATGACGTGGCACCCGTGGTGGGGTTTCTAGCCTCCGACGCCGGTCAGTGGGTTAATGGCCAAGTGGTTCGCGTCAATGGCGGTTACGTTTAG
- the LOC107435286 gene encoding NADPH-dependent aldehyde reductase-like protein, chloroplastic yields MAGEIMSKLKLDHEFSSSLNGRVAIITGASRGIGKAIAIHLHSLGAKVVVNYASSSTQADQLASQLNANSSSTNHPQAITVQADVSDPDQVKFLFDRTQQEFGSEIHILVNCAGVLDPKYPTLANTAVEEWDSTFNVNTKGAFLVSREAAKRLVHGGGGRIIMITTSLVGALSPGYGAYGASKAAVETMTKILAKELKGTGITANCVAPGPVATELFYAGKTEELIKRLVDACPFGRLGQPEDVSGIVGFLASDVGEWINGQIIRANGGFVI; encoded by the coding sequence atggcaGGGGAGATCATGagcaaattaaaattagatcacgAGTTTTCCTCTTCCCTCAATGGCCGAGTAGCAATCATCACAGGTGCTTCCCGCGGCATTGGTAAAGCCATAGCCATCCACCTCCACTCTTTAGGAGCAAAAGTTGTTGTTAACTACGCCTCCAGCTCCACACAAGCAGACCAACTAGCCTCCCAACTCAACGCCAACTCCTCCTCCACCAACCACCCACAAGCAATCACGGTTCAAGCTGACGTTTCAGATCCAGATCAGGTGAAGTTCCTCTTCGACAGAACCCAGCAAGAATTCGGCTCAGAAATCCATATTTTGGTTAACTGTGCTGGAGTGTTGGATCCAAAATATCCAACTTTGGCCAATACAGCAGTGGAGGAGTGGGACTCAACATTCAATGTGAACACCAAAGGTGCATTCTTGGTCAGCAGGGAGGCTGCCAAGCGATTGGTACATGGGGGTGGTGGAAGAATCATCATGATAACCACATCACTGGTTGGGGCGCTCTCGCCAGGATATGGGGCCTATGGGGCATCAAAGGCCGCGGTGGAGACGATGACGAAGATACTGGCGAAGGAGCTGAAGGGGACAGGAATCACGGCCAACTGTGTTGCACCGGGGCCGGTGGCGACGGAGCTGTTTTACGCGGGTAAAACGGAGGAGCTGATAAAGAGGTTGGTGGATGCATGCCCCTTCGGAAGACTTGGGCAGCCTGAGGATGTGAGTGGCATTGTGGGGTTTTTGGCAAGTGATGTTGGGGAGTGGATTAATGGGCAGATCATTAGAGCTAATGGTggatttgttatttaa
- the LOC107435291 gene encoding LOW QUALITY PROTEIN: pentatricopeptide repeat-containing protein At4g13650-like (The sequence of the model RefSeq protein was modified relative to this genomic sequence to represent the inferred CDS: inserted 1 base in 1 codon): MRIREPKTAALIYTSGMVNTGAKSEQQRKLTARKFFLGSMVKPSLAGFSSPATSLCGIRANSQSYLCLLEWCLNSRSLLDSKKLHCMVLKLRFDGVLCDGLXDAYLACGDLNLAVKIHENMPYRSVSLWNKIIDGFLAKKLTGQVLGLFRQMIASKVYPNETTFAGLLKACRGGNVGIHYVEQIHARIIYHGFGASSPVCNPLIDLYFKNRHANSAKKVFSKLHSRGSVSWVAMISGLSQNGCEKEAILLFCQMHILGISLTPYIFSSALSACTKIELFAMGEQIHCLVFKGGFSLETYVCNALVTLYARLGNLISAEKIFHTMSNRDEVSYNSLISGLAQHGFSDRAQELFKNMQLDCLKPDCVTVAGLLSSCASVGALNKGRQLHSYAIKEGMSSDIILEGSLLDLYVKCADVKTAHEFFLATEKENVVLWNVMLVAYGQLDDIDESFKIFRQMQRKGMIPNQFTYPSILRTCTSVGALDLGEQIHTQVIKNCFQHNVYVCSVLIDMYGKYGKLDTALRILRRLTEYDVVAWTAMVAGYMQHDLFTEALKIFKEMQYRGIQFDNIGFSSAISACTGIQALKQGRQIHAQSYAFGYSDDLSIGNALASLYARCGRIREAYLAFEKIDAKDNISWNGLISGFAQSGYCEEALQVYSQMNEVGVQANLFTFCSAVSAAANLTNTKQGKQIHAMIVKTGYISEIEVSNVLITLYSKCGNINDATREFLEMPEKNEVSWNAMITGYSQHGCGVEALALFKQMKQLGLMPTHVTFVGVLTACSHVGLVNEGLDYFESMTKEHELVPKPEHYACVVDLLGRAGRLSDARKFIAEMPIKPDAMVWRTLLSACRVHKNLEIGKVAACNLLELEPEDSATYVLLSNMYAVTGKWDLRDQTRQLMKERGVKKEPGQSWIEVENSIHAFFVGDRLHPSADKIYEFLEDLNKQAAKIGYMQERYNLLNNLEQEQKDPTVYTHSEKLAIAFGLLSLTNTIPIHVIKNLRVCNDCHNWIKYVSKISNRAIVVRDSYRFHHFEGGLCSCRDYW, from the exons ATGAGGATAAGAGAACCAAAAACTGCAGCTTTGATCTATACCTCTGGAATG GTTAACACAGGTGCCAAAAGTGAACAACAGAGAAAACTGACTGCAAGGAAG TTTTTCCTTGGGAGTATGGTCAAGCCAAGTTTAGCTGGATTTAGTAGTCCAGCAACTTCCT TATGTGGCATTCGTGCTAATTCTCAGAGCTATCTCTGTCTTTTAGAATGGTGTTTGAATTCTAGGTCCCTTTTAGATTCTAAAAAGCTTCATTGCATGGTTTTGAAACTCCGTTTTGATGGAGTACTCTGTGATGGAC ATGATGCTTATCTTGCATGTGGTGATTTGAACTTGGCAGTTAAGATTCATGAAAATATGCCTTACAGAAGTGTGTCTTTGTGGAACAAGATCATTGATGGGTTTCTAGCAAAGAAGTTGACAGGTCAAGTACTGGGTCTCTTCCGTCAAATGATAGCTTCTAAAGTTTACCCTAATGAGACCACATTTGCTGGGTTGTTGAAGGCATGTCGTGGTGGTAATGTTGGTATCCACTATGTTGAACAAATTCATGCTAGGATAATTTATCATGGATTTGGTGCTAGTTCACCCGTGTGTAATCccttgattgatttatattttaaaaacaggCATGCAAATTCTGCTAAAAAGGTCTTTAGCAAATTGCATTCGAGGGGAAGTGTTTCTTGGGTGGCTATGATTTCTGGTTTATCTCAAAATGGTTGTGAAAAGGAAGCTATTCTCCTATTCTGCCAAATGCATATATTGGGAATCTCCCTTACTCCATATATATTCTCAAGTGCTCTAAGTGCCTGCACCAAGATAGAGCTATTTGCCATGGGAGAGCAGATTCATTGTCTTGTTTTCAAGGGAGGATTTTCTTTGGAAACATATGTGTGCAATGCCCTTGTAACACTATATGCCCGCTTGGGGAACCTAATATCAGCTGAAAAAATTTTCCACACAATGAGTAACAGGGATGAAGTTTCATATAATTCACTCATCTCCGGTCTAGCTCAGCATGGATTTAGTGATAGAGCTCAGGAATTGTTCAAGAACATGCAGCTTGATTGCTTAAAACCTGATTGTGTCACAGTAGCAGGTCTTTTGAGTTCCTGTGCATCAGTTGGAGCATTGAATAAAGGAAGACAACTACACTCATATGCAATAAAAGAAGGAATGTCTTCAGATATTATCCTTGAAGGTTCGCTGCTTGATCTTTATGTGAAATGCGCTGATGTCAAAACTGCTCATGAGTTTTTCCTTGCGACAGAGAAAGAAAATGTGGTCCTATGGAATGTTATGCTGGTTGCTTATGGACAGTTGGATGATATTGACGAATCATTCAAGATTTTTAGGCAGATGCAGAGAAAGGGCATGATTCCTAATCAATTCACCTATCCAAGTATTTTAAGAACTTGTACCTCTGTTGGAGCTCTTGATCTAGGAGAGCAGATTCACACTCAagttattaaaaattgttttcagCATAATGTGTACGTGTGCAGTGTGCTTATCGATATGTATGGCAAGTATGGAAAGCTAGATACTGCGCTGAGAATTCTGAGAAGGCTTACAGAGTATGATGTTGTTGCGTGGACAGCTATGGTTGCAGGGTACATGCAGCATGATTTGTTTACTGAAGCTCTTAAGATTTTTAAAGAAATGCAATACCGAGGAATCCAATTCGACAACATAGGCTTTTCAAGTGCAATCAGTGCATGCACGGGTATTCAAGCACTCAAACAAGGAAGACAAATCCATGCTCAGTCGTATGCCTTTGGCTATTCTGATGATCTTTCAATCGGCAATGCTCTTGCTAGTCTCTATGCCAGGTGTGGTAGGATACGAGAAGCATACCTAGCATTTGAGAAAATTGATGCTAAAGATAATATATCCTGGAATGGGTTGATATCTGGGTTTGCACAGAGTGGATACTGTGAGGAGGCACTGCAAGTATATTCTCAGATGAATGAGGTTGGAGTTCAGGCTAATTTATTCACCTTTTGTTCTGCAGTTAGTGCAGCTGCTAATTTAACAAATACAAAACAAGGAAAGCAAATCCATGCTATGATTGTAAAGACTGGATACATTTCAGAAATAGAGGTCTCAAATGTTTTAATTACGTTGTATTCGAAGTGTGGAAACATTAATGATGCCACAAGAGAGTTTCTTGAAATGCCTGAAAAGAATGAGGTTTCTTGGAATGCCATGATCACTGGCTATTCTCAACATGGATGTGGGGTTGAAGCACTTGCTCTTTTTAAGCAGATGAAACAACTTGGTCTGATGCCAACTCATGTCACCTTTGTGGGTGTATTGACTGCCTGTAGCCATGTAGGTTTGGTGAATGAAGGGCTTGATTACTTTGAATCTATGACAAAAGAGCATGAATTAGTTCCTAAGCCTGAACATTATGCTTGTGTTGTTGATCTTCTTGGTCGAGCTGGACGACTGAGCGATGCAAGAAAATTTATAGCAGAGATGCCTATAAAACCAGATGCCATGGTTTGGAGGACCCTTTTAAGTGCTTGTAGGGTTCACAAGAACTTAGAAATTGGAAAGGTTGCTGCCTGCAACCTTCTAGAGTTGGAACCTGAAGACTCGGCAACATATGTTCTCCTATCCAATATGTATGCTGTAACCGGGAAATGGGATCTTAGGGATCAGACAAGGCAATTAATGAAAGAAAGGGGTGTGAAGAAAGAGCCTGGTCAGAGCTGGATTGAGGTTGAGAACTCAATTCATGCATTCTTTGTTGGTGACCGTCTCCATCCATCTGCAGATAAGATATATGAATTCTTAGAAGATTTGAATAAGCAAGCAGCTAAAATTGGCTATATGCAGGAACGCTATAATCTTTTAAACAATCTTGAACAAGAACAGAAGGACCCAACAGTATATACTCACAGCGAGAAGCTGGCAATTGCTTTTGGACTACTTAGTTTAACTAATACAATTCCTATACACGTGATTAAGAACCTCCGTGTCTGTAATGATTGCCATAATTGGATTAAATATGTGTCAAAAATCTCAAATCGTGCAATTGTGGTACGGGATTCATATCGTTTTCATCATTTTGAAGGTGGACTATGTTCTTGTAGAGATTACTGGTAG
- the LOC107435296 gene encoding PHD finger protein ING2 isoform X1, with protein sequence MAIARTGVFVDDYLEYASTLPAELQRLLNTIRELDERSQSMISQTRQQTKYCLGLSSQSSKKGNNNNGNNNYYHYNNNNDEDEAAIEKMRKEIEAHQDNALSLCTEKVLLARQAYDLIDSHVKRLDEDLTHFAEDLKQEGKISPDEPAILPPLPIVPKSEKRKSIYGTPQSKRLDYRDRDWDRERDRDFELMPPPGSHKKEFVSPIDADQPIDPNEPTYCVCHQVSFGDMIACDNENCQGGEWFHYSCVGLTPETRFKGKWYCPTCRLLPQS encoded by the exons ATGGCGATTGCACGAACTGGAGTGTTCGTAGACGACTATCTGGAGT ATGCAAGCACTTTGCCCGCTGAGCTTCAGAGGCTCCTCAATACCATTCGGGAACTCGACGAACGCTCCCAAT CCATGATAAGCCAAACAAGACAGCAGACTAAGTACTGCTTGGGATTATCTTCACAGAGCTCAAAAAAAGGGAATAACAACAATGGTAATAATAATTACTATCATTATAATAACAACAACGACGAGGACGAGGCTGCAATTGAGAAAATGAGAAAGGAAATTGAGGCTCATCAGGACAATGCATTGAGTTTATGTACTGAGAAGGTATTGTTGGCACGGCAAGCTTATGACCTG ATAGATAGCCATGTAAAGCGACTCGATGAGGATCTAACCCACTTTGCAGAAGATCTAAAGCAGG AAGGGAAAATATCACCTGATGAACCAGCAATTCTTCCCCCATTGCCTATTGTCCCCAAAAGTGAAAAGCGCAAGTCTATTTATGGAACACCTCAATCAAAAAGGCTTGATTACAGGGATAGGGATTGGGATCGTGAGCGTGATAGGGACTTTGAGCTAATGCCTCCTCCAGGGAGCCATAAGAAGGAATTTGTTTCCCCCATTGATGCTGATCAGCCCATTGATCCAAATGAACCTACATACTGTGTTTGTCATCAG GTGTCCTTTGGAGATATGATTGCTTGTGACAATGAAAAC TGCCAAGGAGGTGAATGGTTTCATTACTCATGTGTTGGGCTGACACCAGAGACTAGATTCAAGGGAAAGTGGTATTGTCCAACATGCAGGTTACTACCACAGTCTTGA
- the LOC107435296 gene encoding PHD finger protein ING2 isoform X2, which translates to MAIARTGVFVDDYLEYASTLPAELQRLLNTIRELDERSQSMISQTRQQTKYCLGLSSQSSKKGNNNNGNNNYYHYNNNNDEDEAAIEKMRKEIEAHQDNALSLCTEKIDSHVKRLDEDLTHFAEDLKQEGKISPDEPAILPPLPIVPKSEKRKSIYGTPQSKRLDYRDRDWDRERDRDFELMPPPGSHKKEFVSPIDADQPIDPNEPTYCVCHQVSFGDMIACDNENCQGGEWFHYSCVGLTPETRFKGKWYCPTCRLLPQS; encoded by the exons ATGGCGATTGCACGAACTGGAGTGTTCGTAGACGACTATCTGGAGT ATGCAAGCACTTTGCCCGCTGAGCTTCAGAGGCTCCTCAATACCATTCGGGAACTCGACGAACGCTCCCAAT CCATGATAAGCCAAACAAGACAGCAGACTAAGTACTGCTTGGGATTATCTTCACAGAGCTCAAAAAAAGGGAATAACAACAATGGTAATAATAATTACTATCATTATAATAACAACAACGACGAGGACGAGGCTGCAATTGAGAAAATGAGAAAGGAAATTGAGGCTCATCAGGACAATGCATTGAGTTTATGTACTGAGAAG ATAGATAGCCATGTAAAGCGACTCGATGAGGATCTAACCCACTTTGCAGAAGATCTAAAGCAGG AAGGGAAAATATCACCTGATGAACCAGCAATTCTTCCCCCATTGCCTATTGTCCCCAAAAGTGAAAAGCGCAAGTCTATTTATGGAACACCTCAATCAAAAAGGCTTGATTACAGGGATAGGGATTGGGATCGTGAGCGTGATAGGGACTTTGAGCTAATGCCTCCTCCAGGGAGCCATAAGAAGGAATTTGTTTCCCCCATTGATGCTGATCAGCCCATTGATCCAAATGAACCTACATACTGTGTTTGTCATCAG GTGTCCTTTGGAGATATGATTGCTTGTGACAATGAAAAC TGCCAAGGAGGTGAATGGTTTCATTACTCATGTGTTGGGCTGACACCAGAGACTAGATTCAAGGGAAAGTGGTATTGTCCAACATGCAGGTTACTACCACAGTCTTGA